Genomic segment of Umezawaea sp. Da 62-37:
ATCAGCGGTACAGGCGGATGTCGGCGACGCTCCACCAGTTGGCCGCCGTGCCGGTGGACGTGACGCGCAGGTACCGGGCGGTGGTGGCGCGGACGTCGACGGTGGTCAGCTGGCCCGTCCCGGCGCCCGTGGCGAGGGTGCGCCAGGTGGTGCCGTCGGTGCTGGACGACAGCTGCCACGACCGCGCGAAGTCGCCCTCGTAGCCGCCGCTGTCGACGGCCACCCTGGTGAAGCGCTTGCGGGACTTGAGGTCCAGCTGGACGTACTGGCCCGCGGCCTGGGCGGTGCCGCTGGACCAGCGGGTCGACGCGTCGTCGTCCGCGACCAGTGCCACGCCCTCGCCCGCGGGGGAGGCCGTCGCGGTGGCGCCGGTCAGGGGCACCGCGTCGAACCGGGAGCGCAGGTCGTCGTCGCGCGGCCAGGTGAACGTCGCCAGCGCGCCACCGGGCAGCGTGTACTCGAACTGCTTGTCGCCCGCGCTCACCGCGAACGTGCGCGGCTCGTCGTTCTCGTTGTGCACCACCAGCGCCGTGGAACCGTCGGGGTTGCGGAAAGCCGTGTCGATGACCTGGCCGTTCCACCCGGTGGTGCCGAACGACGTGCTGCCGATCCGCGTCGCGCCGGGCTTCACGAACTTCGACAGGTGGCCGATCGTGTAGTACTCGGCGTCGGTGGTCACGCTGCCGTCCGGCTGCGCGGTCACCAGTCCGGTGCACGTGTCGCAGCCGCCGTTGTGCGGGCCGCCGGTGCTGTCCAGCGCGATGTTCCAGTTGACCGCGGACTTCGCCCAGTTGCGGGTCGTGCCCATGACGACGTTGCGCGCGTGCCACCGCAGCGTGTCGTTGAAGACCTGCGCGGGCGGGTCCGCCGGGCCGTGCGACCCGGAGCACTCGGTGAACCAGATCCCCTTGTCCGGGAACGCGTCGTGCAGCTTCGTCTGGTCGGACGGGTCGCCGGAGTAGCAGTGGTAGGCGGTGCCCGTGATCCAGCGCGCGGCCGGGCTGCGCAGGATCTGGTAGGGGTAGTCGGTCTCCGGCGACGAGCCGGGCGGCGTGCCCTCCACGTCACCGGGGTGGGTGGACCAGTTGTGGTCGTAGGCCAGGATCTTCGTGCGCGGACTCGCGGCCCGCAGCTTCGGGCCCAGCGCCTCGATCACCTTCAGCTGCTGCGCGACCGGCATGTCCGTGCCGGGGTACTCCGACGGCGTGCGGTTCTGCGGCTCGTTCTGCACCGACAGGAAGTCGATCGGCACACCCGCCGCCGCGTAGGCCTTCACGTACGCCAGGAGGTAGCGCGCGTAGGCGTCGTACACGGCGGGGTCGTCCTTGAGGCGGCCGCCGACCAGCGAGTCGCCGGTCTTCATCCACGCGGGCGGGCTCCACGGCGTGGCCATGACCGACAGCGCCGGGTTGAGCCGCTTAGCCTGGCGCAGCAGCGGCAGGATCGTTTTCTCGTCGTGGGCGATGCTGAAGTGCCGCAACGGGAAGTCGGTCTGCCCCGCGGGCACGTCGTCGTAGGTGTAGTGCTCGGCCTCCGCGGTGAAGTCCGACGACCCGACGGGCTGCCGCAGGAAGCTCACCCCGATGCCGCGCACCGGGTCGAAGAGCTTGCGCATCGTCTCGTCCCGCACACCGGGGGCCAGCCCGCGCAGGACGGCCGCCGACGAGTCGGTGATCGACGCCCCGAACCCGTCGACCCGCTGGTAGGACCGGTCTGGATCGACCACGATCGTGGGATGCGTCGAGGTCCCGGACCCGAACACGACCGGCGCGCGCTCCGCCATCAGCTCGGCTCGGTCGGGCGTCGTCACCCACACTCGTGCGCGCGGCGCGTCGTGGTGCGGACCCGCCGCTTGCACGGACGCCGTGCTCACGAGGGTCAGTGCTACTGCCGCCGCGACGCCGTACGCGGTTCTTCTCATGGCCACCCGTCCCGATGTGTAACAGGGCATCAATCAGGATGAAACAAATTGTTCCGTCATGGAACACGTACGCCTGGTTCAACGTCAAGAGGCAGGTCAGGGGCTGCCGGTTATAGTGATCGAGTGGAGCGGCGAACGAGGGTGCGGGACATCGCCGCGGAAACCGGGGTCTCCATCGCCACGGTGTCCCGCGTGCTCAACGACCACGTCAACGTGGCCCCGAGAACCCGCGAACTCGTGCTCCAGGCCGTCGAACGGCACCGCCGCGACGACACCCCGCCGGGCGCGGTCCACGTCCGCTGCCCGTACCTGCTGACCGACTACTTCGGACTGATCGTCTCCTCGATCGCGGAAACCCTTCGCCTGCACGGGATGCGCATGACGCTCGACGCGGGCGAGGCCTCCCAGCGCGACGACGCCCTCACCACCCTGCCCGACCAGCCGGGCACCGGCTCAGCCATCCTCATCCTCCCTCCCGAGGACGGCGACCAGCTCATCGCCCTGTCCCGCACCGGCTTCCCCTTCGTCGTGGTCGACCCCCGCACCCCTCCACCACCGGACGTCGCCGCCGTCTCCGCCGCCCACTTCTCCGGCGCCCGCGCCATGGCCGCGCACCTGGTGGAACTGGGCCACCGCCACATCGGCATGATCGCCGGCCCGGAGGAATGGCTCGCCAGCGACGCCAGAGCAGCAGGCCACCACGCCGCCCTCGCCGCGGTCGGCGTACTACCCGACCCGCACCGAACCCGCCACGTCGAACCCACCACCAACGCCGGCCGCCAAGCGGGCGGCGAACTCCTGGACGCCCCCTCCCCGCCGACCGCGATCGTCTGCTTCAACGACAAACTCGCAGTCGGCGCCCTCCAAGCCGCCCGCGAACGCGGCCTCCGAGTACCCGAGGACGTCTCCATCGCCGGCTTCGACGACATCGACCTGAGCCGCGCCACCACCCCCACCCTCACCACCATCCGCCAACCACTGGCGGAGATGGGCCGCATCGCCGTCACCCAACTGATGCGCGTCCTGGACGGCCACCGCCCAGAAGCCCTGCACCTCGAACTCTCAACCACCCTCATACCCCGCAACTCAACCGGCCCGGCCAAAACCTGACCGCCGAGCCGGCCCAACTGACGACGGCGAGCGTCTCTGCCCAGGAGCACGACGACACCGAGCAAACCCCACAAGCACCGACAAAGCGAGCGCGCCCGCACCTTGTTCGGCCGATTTGACTTGGGGTTTTCGGCCCTGCACTTTCGACGGCGGGCAGGAGCTACACCACCTGCCCTTTAGACCGCCGAGGGCCGAAAAAGGGGCCCCAAGTCAAATCGGCCGAACCCGGAGCAAGGAACGCCCCACCTACCCTCGCTCACGTCGAGGACGTCCTGGTGGAGAGCGCTTGCACCATCGAGCACACGTAGGCCGCCTGCCCGGCCCCCACCGACTGGAACCTTCCCCTCTCCACCTCCGTGTAACCGGTGTGGGCATGCGAAGAAGTGATCCCGAAGACGAGACCTTCCGGCGGTTCGCCGCGATGGCCATCCCCTCCATGGGGCGGCTCGCCTACCTGCTCTGCGGGGACGGCCACACGGCGGACGACCTGGTGCAGGCGTCGCTGATCAAGCTGCACCGGGCGTGGCGGCGGATCGATCCGCCGGTCGTGGTGGACGCCTACGTGCGCAAGGTGCTGCTGCGGTGCTGGCTCGACGAGCAGCGCAAGCCGTGGCGGCGGCGCGAGTCGCGCGACGGTGTGGTGCCGGACGTGGCCGACGACCTCGCCGACCCGGCGCTGGTCGACTGGGCGTCCGGTGACACCGAGGCGCTGCGCAGGGCGTTGGCGACGCTGCCCGCGATGCAGCGGGCGGCGGTGGTGCTGCGGTTCTACTCGCAGCTGTCGATCAGCGAGACAGCGGACGCGTTGCGCTGCAACGAGGGAACCGTGAAGAGCCGGACGGCCAGGGGGTTGGCGGCGCTGCGCGCGGCCCTCTCCGGGACGTCGGAGGACCTGACCCCGATGCAAAGGCGGAGTGAACGATGAACGACCGGAAGCTCGTGGACGGCTTGACCGCGTTGGCCGACAGCACACGGACCCCCGACATCGACGTCGACGCGGTGATCCGCAAGTCCCGCACGCGGTCGCGGCGGCGGACCGCGGTGGTCGCCACCGCGCTGGGCACGACCGTCGTGCTCGGCGGGGTGCTCGCGTTCGGCGGGCCGCTCGCGGGCAGTTCGCCTCCGGTCCCGGTCCCGGAGGTGGCGGCGTCCGGGGAGGTGCAGCCCTACCCCCAGCTGCCGAAGGGCGAGGTGCCCGTGCCGAACGTGGACGAGAGCCCGACGCTGCCCGTGTTCGCCGGTCTGCTCAAGGCCAAGGTGCCCGTCGTGGTACCCGGCGCGGAGACGCACGAGCAGACGTTCGGGACCTTGCCGGGCTGGGACTTCACGTCCAACTACGCCTCCGTCGACGGTACGGGGAAGGGGAGCCTGCGCGTCCGGGTGTTCGGCACTTCGGCCGCCAAGGTGATGCGGCAGCTCCCGCCGGGTGGGTGCAAGCTCGTCGAGGCGGGCGCTCCGGCCGGTGGTGACGATCCGCTGTGCTACCGGCAGCCCGACGGCAGCTACGTCCGGGTCGACGGCGAACTCGAGGGAGCGCAGGAGCTGCCCGCTCCGCTGAGTCCCGAGGAGCAGGCCATGACGGACGAGGAGAAGGAGGCGTGGGAGCAGAGGTTCCCGCAGAGGCCGAACCGGGTCGCCAAGCACTACCGCGCCGACGGGACGATCGTGGAGGTCTGGGGAGGATCGCCGGTGACCGGTGCCCCTCCGACGGTGTTCACCGATGAGCAGCTGATCGCCCTGGCCGTGGACCCGGCGTTCACCCTCTGACCCCGACGCCGCGAACCCCTCGTCGCATCGGGGTTCGCGGCACACCGCGTTCGTCGGTGGCACCGGGGGCGGGCACCCCACCGGTCGGGCCCCGAAACGCCGGTCCACGATGTGGACCGTCCCGGCTCCGGGCGGGCTATGTTGCGCTGACCTGCATCGACAACGACGTGGAGCAGCACGGTGAACGTTCCGGACGACCTCGAACCCCGGTCCACCACGTGGACCGGCGCCCCCTCCGGCGCGCAGTCGGCGGGTCGGGTGCTCCAGGTGCTCCGACTGCTCGCGACGAACGGCGGCGCCACCGACTACGGGTGCGGGCTGGGGGACCTGGTGCGCGTCACCGGGCTGGCCAAGCCCACCGTGCACCGGTTGCTGGCGGCGCTCGTCGCGACGGGGTTCGCCGAGCGGGACCCGCGCACCTCGCGCTACCGCCTCGGCGCCGAGGCGCAGCTGGTCGGCGCGCTGGCCGCCCGCCGCACGAGCGTCCAGCGGCTCGCCCGCCCGCTGCTGGCCGACCTCGCCGCCCGCACCCGCGAGACGGTGCTGCTCACCGTGCGGCGCGAGCACGAGTGCCTGTGCCTGCACCGCGAGGACGGCCTGGGGCAGATCCGCACGTACGTGCTCGCCGTCGGCGACACCCACCCGTTGGGCGTCAACGCGGGCGGGCTCGCGCTGCTGGCCGCCGAGGACGACGAGGCCGTGGCGGCGTCGCTGGACCGCGACGCGGACTGGATCGCCACCGACTACCCGCTGCTGGACCGCGCCCGGATCCTCGACATGATCGCGGCCACCCGGCGGCAGGGCTGGTCGTTCAACGACGGCCGGGTGTGCCCCGGCGCGTGGGGCGTCGCGATGGCGCTGCCCGACGGCTCCGCGGCCATCACGGTGGCGGGGGTGGAGCAGCGGATGCGGTCCGACCGGCGCAGGGAGATCGCCGGGATGCTGCGCGCCGCGGTGGGGGAGCTGGAACGGCTGCTGCGGCCGGGCCGGGCCGCGGTCGGGAACACCGCGTGAGCGGCGGCAGGCTGGCGGGCCGCACGGCGGTCGTCGTCGGCGGCGGCCACCAGGGCGAGGGGCCCGGCGGCGTGACGGGCATCGGCTTCGCCACGGCCACCACGTTCGCGCGGCACGGAGCCCGCGTGGCGGTGGTCGACCGGGACGCCGACTCCGCGCGGCGCACCGTTCAGGCGATCACCGACGCGGGTGGGCAGGCGCTCGCGCTGGTCGCCGACGCGACCGACGACGACCAGGTGCGCGCCGCCGTCGACACCGCGCTCGGCGCGTTCGGGCGGATCGACGTGGTGCACACCAACGTCGGCGTCACCTCGCTCGGCTCGGTCGAGGACATCACGATCGAGGACTGGCGCACTTCGTTCGCGCTCAACCTGGACACGGTGTTCCTGGCCGCCAAGCACACCCTGCCGCACCTCGCGGCGCGTGGCGGCTCGCTCGTCGCGATGTCGTCGGTGGCCTCGATCCGCTCCACCGGCTACCCCTACCCCGGTTACGCGGCGGCGAAGGCGGCCGTCAACCAGCTGACCCGGTCCATCGCGATCGAGTACGCCGGACGGGGTGTGCGGGCGAACGCGATCCTCGCGGGCCTGATCGACACACCGCTGGTCTACCGGCAGCTCGCGGACGGCTCCGCCGGGGCGACGCGGGCCGACCGCGCCGCCCGCAGCCCCACCGGGGCCATGGGCACCGCCCAGGACGTCGCCGACGCGGCCCTGTTCCTGGCCTCCGACGAGTCCCGCTACATCACCGGGGTCCTGCTGCCGGTCGACGGCGGCCTGCACGTGCGCGCCGGATGACCGGGGCCACATCCGAGAGGACGACCACCATGCCCACCTTCACCACCCGAGACGGCGTGGAACTGGCCTACCAGGACCGCGGCGGCGACGGGTTCCCGCTCGTCATGCTGCCGGGCTGGGGCCAGACCCAGGCCATGTTCCGCCACCAGTTCGCCGGGCTGGCGGACGGCCACCGGGTGATCACCCTCGACCACCGCGGCCACGGCCTGTCCGCCAAGCCCGACCACGGCTACCGGATCGCCCGGCTGGCCGCCGATGTCGACGAACTGCTCGACCACCTCGGCCTTGACGAGGTCGACGCCCTCGGCTGGTCGATGGGCGTGTCCGTGTGGTGGAGCCTGATGGACAACTCCGGCACCGGCCGCGTCCGCAGGTTCATCGCCGTCGACCAGCCCTCCGCCGTCGCCGCCGTCCCGTGGATGAGCCCGCGGGAGCAGGCCGAGTGCGGCGCGATCTTCGACGTCGACACCCTCCTCGCGCTCGGCGGCAGCCTCGCGGGACCCGAGGGGGACAAGGCGCGCGAGGACTTCGTGCGCGGCATGTTCCCCGCGGGAGCCCCGGAGGACGTGTGGGAGTTCGTCACCGGTGAACTGGCGACGGTCCCCGCGGCGGGCGCGGTGCCGCTGCTGTTCGACCACTGCGCCCAGGACTGGCGCGACGTGCTGCCTGCCATCGACGTGCCGACGCTGGTGATGGGGGCGGAGGTCAGCCACGTCAGCGTGTCCTCGCAGGCCTACGTGGCCGACCGGATCCCCGGCGCCAGGCTGCACGTGTTCACCGCCGACGTGGCGACCTCGCACTTCCCGTTCCTGGTGAACCCGCCCGCGTTCAACGCCGTCGTGGAGGGGTTCCTGGCGGACTAGTGGACGTAGGGCCAGCCGGCGGAGTCCCAGCCCAGCCAGTTGATGCCGAGCAGCGACGTGCCGCTGTCGTTGTAGTAGTGGTAGCTGAGGATGTCGCTGTCGGTGTCGGTGAACACGTCCTGGTGGCCGGGGCCGTGGACGCCGCCCTCCGAGGCGAGGATCTGGGTGCCGCCGCCGGAGGTCATCGCGACGCCGTTGCGGTCGCTGTAGGGGCCGGTGACGCTGGACGAGCGGCCGACCATGACGCGGTAGGTGCTGGAGGCGCCGCGGCAGCAGTAGTCGAAGGAGACGAACAGGAAGTAGTAGCTGCCGTGCTTGACGATGTTCGGCGCCTCGATCGGGCCGCCGTTGCGCCCCGCGATGGAGCGGATGGTGGAATCGGAGCGCAGACCGGTGGACGGGTTCAGCGCGATCATCTTGACGCCGGACCAGAACGAGCCGAAGCTCAGCCACCAGCGGCCCTGGTCGTCGACCACCAGGTCGGGGTCGATGGCGTTGAAGTCGTCACTCGTGCGCGATTCGACGACCAAACCGCGGTTGGTCCACGTCCCCGAAGCGCCGCTGGTGCTGGTGGCCAGGAAGATCGCCGACTTGTTCACCCCGAACGTCGAGGCCGAGTAGTACATGTAGTACTGGCCGTTGCGGTAGGACAGGTCGGGGGCCCACAGGTTGCGGCTGCCGCCGGTGTAGGCCGTGGTCCACGACGCGCCGTTGGGGAACGCGGATCCCGCGTTGCGGAACGCGGTCCGGTCGGTCGACGTCTTCAACGCGATGTTGTCGCCGGTGTGCGCGACGAGGTAGCCGCCCGCGGGTTGCTTGACGATGCTCGGGTCGTGCACGCCGATGTCGCCGGTCACCCGGCCGGGAGCCGCGTAGGCCAGGGTCGTGGGTGCCATCGCCGTGACGGCGGCTACCGCGGCCACCAGTGCCAGCGCGCGTTTCTTCCATGCGGACAAGGGATCTCCTTTGATCCTTGTGCGGAAAGAGCACGGCGGCGGCGACATTCCGGGAAAGCTCCCGGAATTGCAGGGTAGCCAGTGCCGCCGGAATTGCCAATGCTCATTCACGGGGCTGAACATCGTCGAATGTTCGACGATTCCCTCGAATTGTCGCGGTATCCGTTCGAAACGCGCTCCGGACGCGTACCACCAGGAGTTGGACGGCCACCGCCACCACCGCGCCGACCAGGAACGCGGCCCCGCCGAGCGGGCGGACGAGGACGGCGACCGACAGGCAGGACAGCGCGAAGCCGAAGAGGCCGGTGAGCACGCCCTCCATGGTCCGCACGGCGGCCGCGTGGCCGAGTTGCGCGTGGACGAAGGCCGCGACCACGCCGGTTGCGACGGGGAAGGGCGCCAGCAGACCGGTCCACCGCGGGCCCAGCGCGGCGGAGGCCGTGGTCACGGTGAGGACCAGGACGGCGGTCGTGACGGCACGGCCGGGCAGGTCCCACGCGGGTGGCGCCGGTCGCCCGGAGGCCGCCGGTCCGGTGCCCGGCAGCAGCGCCAGGCCGAGCGCGGCCGCGGTCAGCGTGAGCACGGCGGCCACGGGTGCCGGGACGTGGACGAACGACAGCGCGACGTCCACGGCCAGGACGGCGGCGCAGCTCGTGGCCGCCGCGGCGGGCCAGCGGAAGTGGCGGGCGGTGCGGGCGAACACCACCGCGAACCCGGCCAGCGACACCAGGCCGAGCAGGGAGGACGCGGCCGCGGCGGCGGCGAAGTCCGGCCCGTGCAGGCGGTACGAGATGAACAGGATCGGCCCGGCGACGATGGGAAGCGCGACGAGGATCCCGGTGAGGTGGGGTCCCCAGCGGCGACCCGCCAGGGTGGAACCCACGACGAGCAGCGGAGCGAGAAGCAGTTTCAGCGCGAGGACGTCCACTTGCC
This window contains:
- a CDS encoding SDR family NAD(P)-dependent oxidoreductase: MSGGRLAGRTAVVVGGGHQGEGPGGVTGIGFATATTFARHGARVAVVDRDADSARRTVQAITDAGGQALALVADATDDDQVRAAVDTALGAFGRIDVVHTNVGVTSLGSVEDITIEDWRTSFALNLDTVFLAAKHTLPHLAARGGSLVAMSSVASIRSTGYPYPGYAAAKAAVNQLTRSIAIEYAGRGVRANAILAGLIDTPLVYRQLADGSAGATRADRAARSPTGAMGTAQDVADAALFLASDESRYITGVLLPVDGGLHVRAG
- a CDS encoding IclR family transcriptional regulator, whose protein sequence is MNVPDDLEPRSTTWTGAPSGAQSAGRVLQVLRLLATNGGATDYGCGLGDLVRVTGLAKPTVHRLLAALVATGFAERDPRTSRYRLGAEAQLVGALAARRTSVQRLARPLLADLAARTRETVLLTVRREHECLCLHREDGLGQIRTYVLAVGDTHPLGVNAGGLALLAAEDDEAVAASLDRDADWIATDYPLLDRARILDMIAATRRQGWSFNDGRVCPGAWGVAMALPDGSAAITVAGVEQRMRSDRRREIAGMLRAAVGELERLLRPGRAAVGNTA
- a CDS encoding LacI family DNA-binding transcriptional regulator, which codes for MERRTRVRDIAAETGVSIATVSRVLNDHVNVAPRTRELVLQAVERHRRDDTPPGAVHVRCPYLLTDYFGLIVSSIAETLRLHGMRMTLDAGEASQRDDALTTLPDQPGTGSAILILPPEDGDQLIALSRTGFPFVVVDPRTPPPPDVAAVSAAHFSGARAMAAHLVELGHRHIGMIAGPEEWLASDARAAGHHAALAAVGVLPDPHRTRHVEPTTNAGRQAGGELLDAPSPPTAIVCFNDKLAVGALQAARERGLRVPEDVSIAGFDDIDLSRATTPTLTTIRQPLAEMGRIAVTQLMRVLDGHRPEALHLELSTTLIPRNSTGPAKT
- a CDS encoding arabinan endo-1,5-alpha-L-arabinosidase; protein product: MSAWKKRALALVAAVAAVTAMAPTTLAYAAPGRVTGDIGVHDPSIVKQPAGGYLVAHTGDNIALKTSTDRTAFRNAGSAFPNGASWTTAYTGGSRNLWAPDLSYRNGQYYMYYSASTFGVNKSAIFLATSTSGASGTWTNRGLVVESRTSDDFNAIDPDLVVDDQGRWWLSFGSFWSGVKMIALNPSTGLRSDSTIRSIAGRNGGPIEAPNIVKHGSYYFLFVSFDYCCRGASSTYRVMVGRSSSVTGPYSDRNGVAMTSGGGTQILASEGGVHGPGHQDVFTDTDSDILSYHYYNDSGTSLLGINWLGWDSAGWPYVH
- a CDS encoding glycoside hydrolase family 30 beta sandwich domain-containing protein, translating into MRRTAYGVAAAVALTLVSTASVQAAGPHHDAPRARVWVTTPDRAELMAERAPVVFGSGTSTHPTIVVDPDRSYQRVDGFGASITDSSAAVLRGLAPGVRDETMRKLFDPVRGIGVSFLRQPVGSSDFTAEAEHYTYDDVPAGQTDFPLRHFSIAHDEKTILPLLRQAKRLNPALSVMATPWSPPAWMKTGDSLVGGRLKDDPAVYDAYARYLLAYVKAYAAAGVPIDFLSVQNEPQNRTPSEYPGTDMPVAQQLKVIEALGPKLRAASPRTKILAYDHNWSTHPGDVEGTPPGSSPETDYPYQILRSPAARWITGTAYHCYSGDPSDQTKLHDAFPDKGIWFTECSGSHGPADPPAQVFNDTLRWHARNVVMGTTRNWAKSAVNWNIALDSTGGPHNGGCDTCTGLVTAQPDGSVTTDAEYYTIGHLSKFVKPGATRIGSTSFGTTGWNGQVIDTAFRNPDGSTALVVHNENDEPRTFAVSAGDKQFEYTLPGGALATFTWPRDDDLRSRFDAVPLTGATATASPAGEGVALVADDDASTRWSSGTAQAAGQYVQLDLKSRKRFTRVAVDSGGYEGDFARSWQLSSSTDGTTWRTLATGAGTGQLTTVDVRATTARYLRVTSTGTAANWWSVADIRLYR
- a CDS encoding alpha/beta hydrolase → MPTFTTRDGVELAYQDRGGDGFPLVMLPGWGQTQAMFRHQFAGLADGHRVITLDHRGHGLSAKPDHGYRIARLAADVDELLDHLGLDEVDALGWSMGVSVWWSLMDNSGTGRVRRFIAVDQPSAVAAVPWMSPREQAECGAIFDVDTLLALGGSLAGPEGDKAREDFVRGMFPAGAPEDVWEFVTGELATVPAAGAVPLLFDHCAQDWRDVLPAIDVPTLVMGAEVSHVSVSSQAYVADRIPGARLHVFTADVATSHFPFLVNPPAFNAVVEGFLAD
- a CDS encoding sigma-70 family RNA polymerase sigma factor, which translates into the protein MRRSDPEDETFRRFAAMAIPSMGRLAYLLCGDGHTADDLVQASLIKLHRAWRRIDPPVVVDAYVRKVLLRCWLDEQRKPWRRRESRDGVVPDVADDLADPALVDWASGDTEALRRALATLPAMQRAAVVLRFYSQLSISETADALRCNEGTVKSRTARGLAALRAALSGTSEDLTPMQRRSER